CCACGGCGACCCGGGGTCGCCCGGGGCCGTGACGAGTGTGTTGTTCGGGCCTTTACGGAACTGGTAGCCGATCGGGTGGATGGGCGGTAGGTAGAGCACGTCGAATCCCATCGCCACGACGGCCGGCAGTCGCCGCGCGGCCGTGCGGAACGTGCCGCTCACCCACGTGCCATCCTTCAGGCGCTTCGCACCCTCGCTCCGCGGGAAGAACTCGTACCAGCTGCCGACACCCGCGCGCTCGCGCTCGACACGGATGCTGAAGGTATCGCTCTCGGTTATGAGGCTCGCGAGCGGTCGAGCCTCGATAGCCGCCGTGAGCCTCGGGTCGAGGGCCACCTCGAGCTTGGCGTCTGCGCTGAGGGACTCATCGTCGAAAGCGGCGATCGCATCCTGCACAATTTTGCGTGTGCCGGCCCGCGCGAGCAGCTGGCGCCCCATCGTGATCATGAGCTCGACGTCGACGCGTGCCGGAATCTTGATCTCAGCGTTGTGCAACCACGTAGCCCAGTCGTCACCGAAGGCGCGAACGCGCCACGTCCACTGACCCTCGCTGTCGAGTTTCGCTTCTGTGCGCCAGCGATCGGTGCCGGGCGCAACACCGTGCATCACGTGGGTGGTCGTTTTGCCCGAGGGATCCGTGAGCAGGAGACGCACACCCAGCAGGTCGTGGCCCTCGCGGAAGACGGTCGCCTCGAACGGCACCACCTCACCGACGTAAGCCTTGCTCGACCAGCGATTCTCGGGGGAGACAGGGGACAGGTGGCGGATCGGAATCCGACCCAGCTCAGGTGCGTACTCGGTAGCCACGACTCGACCGTACCGCCTTCGGGTCGGCAGGAGCGCAGGGTTTCGGCGCGGTCCTCTCTCGCCTACACTGCATCCCCACCTGTTGGCAACGCTTTACGCCCCGGTAACGTCACCGCCTTAGGGTGGATCGGGTGAAGGCGATCAGAAGGTTTACCGTCCGGACCGTGCTCCCCGAGCGACTCGGCATGCTCGAGGAGCTTGCGACCAACCTGCGGCGCTCGTGGCATCAGCCAACCCGCCAGCTCTTTCGCTCGATCGACCCGGAGCTCTGGGAGCTGACCTCGCACGACCCCGTCGCGATGCTCGGCGCCGTCGACTCCGAGCGACTGGAGCAGCTCGCATCCGACGACACCTTCGTCGGGGCGGCCACCGAGCTGCGCGACGAATTGCACACCTACTTGAGCGAACCGCGCTGGTACCAGTCGCTGACGGATGCCCCGGCCTCCATCGCCTACTTCTCGCCCGAGTTCGGCATCGCAGCAGCCCTGCCCCAGTACTCCGGAGGGCTCGGAATCCTCGCCGGTGACCACCTCAAGGCCGCCAGCGACCTCGGCGTGCCCATCATCGGCGTCGGACTCTTCTACCGCGCCGGGTACTTCCGGCAGGCGATCTCCCGCGAGGGGTGGCAACTGGAGTCGTACCCGGTGCTCGACCCGGACGGCCTCCCGCTGAGCGTCCTGCGTAACCCCGACGGCAGTGCCGCTCAGGTGGTGCTCGCTCTCCCCGACGGCGGCGCTCTCTACGCCCGCATCTGGCAGGTCGCGGTCGGTCGCATCACGCTCCTCCTGCTCGACACCGACATCCCCGAGAACAGCGAACAGCTGCGCACCGTCACCGATCGCCTGTACGGCGGCGGTGGCGAACACCGTCTCCTGCAGGAACTGCTCCTCGGTATCGGGGGAGTGCGCGCGATCAAGGTCTACACCGACCTCACGGGTGTCGCGTCGCCCGGGGTCTTCCACACCAACGAAGGTCACGCGGGATTCCTCGGACTGGAGCGCATCTCCGACCTCATCGGTCAGGGCCTCTCGTTTGCCGAGGCGCTGCAGGTTGTGCGAGCCGGAACCGTCTTCACAACGCACACACCCGTACCGGCGGGCATCGACCGTTTCGAGGTACCGCTCATCGAGCGTTACATGAGCACCGACCTTCTGCCCGGCGTTGACGCTGCCGACGTGCTCGCGCTCGGCACCGAAAACTACGAGGGTGGCGACCCGAGCAAGTTCAACATGGCCGTTATGGGGCTGCGCCTGGCTCAGCGAGCCAACGGCGTCTCCCAGCTACACGGCGAAGTGTCCCGCGAGATGTTCGGTGTGCTGTGGCCGGAGTTCGACCCGGAAGACGTGCCCATCACCTCGGTGACCAACGGTGTGCACGCCCCGACCTGGACGGACCCGCTCCTCACCTCCTTTGCCGCCGAGAAGTTCGGAAACCCCGACACCACGTCGGTGGACTGGATGTCCGAGGTCGTGAGTGACGCAGACCTGTGGGCGATCCGTGGTCGCATGCGCGACCAATTGGTGCGGGATGCCCGTCGCCGGGTAAGTCTCGCCTGGCAGGAGCAGAACCCCGGCGTGGGGGACCCTGCGTGGTTCTCCGAACTGCTCGACCCCGAGATCCTCACCATCGGCTTCGCCCGCCGTGTGCCGACCTACAAGCGGCTCACCCTCATGCTCCAGGACCAGGATCGACTTCGTGCGCTCCTGACCCACCCCGAGCGGCCCATCCAGTTGGTGATCGCCGGCAAGTCGCATCCGGCCGACGATGAAGGCAAACGCCTCATTCGGCGGCTCGTCGAGTTCGCGTCGGAGCCGGAGGTGCGCAAGCGCATCGTGTTCCTGCCCAACTACGACATCGGTATGGCCAAAACGCTCTACCCGGGTACCGACGTGTGGTTGAACAACCCGCTGCGCCCACTCGAGGCGTGCGGAACCTCCGGCATGAAAGCCGCGCTCAACGGCTCGCTCAACCTGTCGATCCTCGACGGTTGGTGGGCGGAGTTCTACGACGAGGAAAACGGCTGGGCGATCCCGTCCGCCGACTCGGCAGGGGACGGCGCCGAGCGCGACAAGCTCGAAGCCGAAAGCCTGTACGACCTCATCGAGCACCAGATCGCGCCACGGTTCTACGACCGCAACGCCGACGACGTGCCGACCCGGTGGGTGGAATCGATCCGTCACACCCTCGCGACGTTGTCACCCGAGCTTTCCGCCGACCGCATGGTCAAGGAGTATGTGGAGCGGCTCTACATCCCCGCCGCTCGCGCCGAGCGTGAGATCGAGGCGAAGGGCTACCAGCCCGCGCGTGAGCTTGCCGCCTGGAAGGCACGAGTGACGGATGCGTGGCCCGGTGTTCACGTCGCCCACGTCGAATCCGGGGGAGTCGACTCGGTTCCCCAGCTGGGCGACGAATTGCATTTGCGTGCCACCGTCGATCTTGCGGGGCTAACCCCGGACGACGTTCTCGTGGAGGTCGTGTACGGTCGCGCGCAGGCCAGCGACCGCCTCGTATCCGTGAGCCGTCGAGAGCTGCGGGTCACCGAAGAGAGCGGGTCACCCGCGGTGTTCGCGGGAACGGTGCCGCTCGAGCGGTCGGGCAGCTTCGGATACACGGTTCGGGTGGTGCCGAAGCATCCGCTGCTCGCCTCCGATGCCGAGCTGGGGCTCGTGGCCGTCGCCGTCTAACGCTCCCCGTCGTCATTCTGAGGTAGGGCATTCCGCCCCTTTTCTGCCTCCGAGAGGGGCGGATCGGCCTACCTCAGTTAGTCAGTCGCGGGCGATCGGGGTGACGATGGCGTCGGTAATGCGCACGAGATCGGCGGGGGCGAGCTCGATGTCGAGGCCGCGGCGGCCGCCGCTCACGAAGATCGTGTCGTACAGCTCGGCGGTTTCGTCGAGCACGGTTGTGTGCTTCGTTTTCTGACCAATGGGGCTGATACCGCCCACAACGTAGCCGGTGCGGCGTTCGGCGAGTTTCGGGTCGGCCATCTCGGCGCGTTTGCCGCCCACCGCGGCAGCGAGCGCCTTGAGGTCGAGCTTGCCCGTCACGGGTACGATGCCGACAACGAGGCGCCCGTCGACATCCGCGAGGAGCGTCTTGAAGACCTGCTCAGCGTCGAGGTCGAGAGCCTCGGCTGCCTCGGTGCCGAAGTTGGTGTTGGCCGGATCATGCTCGTAGCTGTGCACCGTGAACGGGATGCCCGCCGCGGTGAGGGCGACGGTGGCGGGGGTACCTGCTGCCATGCCGCCAGGCTACCGGGAGTCGCGCGGGGCTATTCGCAGCGAGTCTCGCCCTCCATGGACACCGATGTGGTGAGAAGCCCTGCCGCTTTGAAATCCTCGGTGATGCGATCGGTCACGAGCATGAACAACAGCTGGTGGTCGGTAACTCCTTGAGCACGGCGTGCCTCAAGATCCTCCGGAGTGTACTGATCGAGGCTCGGCTCGATGCCCGAAGCGTCGTACGCCGCGAGATACGCGGATGCCGCCTCGTCGCCTTCGGCGCGGAGGTAGGCGCGACACGTGACCGTGACCGAGTCGACGGTGAACTCGCGCGTCACAACGAGGTCGAAGTCCGACGGGTCGAGCGGCGGCGGTGTGTACTCGGGCTCTCGCGTGGCTGTGCTGACGGTGACCTCGCCGACGTCGGAGCCCAGGGCGCCGCACCCGCTGAGCAGCGCGACGGCGGCAGCGACGGCGAGAAGTCGTCGAGCAGAGGCCATGTACGGGAGCCTAGCTCAGCATCCGACGCTGCGTTTGCGTGTGCAGTCGGCGTCAACGAGCACGGTGCTCGCGCGGACAACCGTGACCGAGACCGGCGGAGCCACAACGGTCAGCAGGCCCTCGATGGCCGTCCACGTTCCGTCGCCGATGCGGTACTCCGCCGCGAAGTCGACACGGAGACTGACCTCGTAGCGGCCACGGTTCTGGAAGACGTGACTGGTGCCCGTGTGGTCGAACTCGCGAAGCCGAAGGTTCTCCCACGCGTCGCCGCCCGACCGTGTGGTGCGCTGTGTTCCGTCCCCATAGTCCCAGGTCCACCGGGTGGGGGTGAAGCGCACGGTGGCGGGAGCTCCCAGCAACACTCCGTCCACCGTCTGGGGTCGAGCAGACGACACCACGTTGGTCGGAAGGCTCACGACGGCCCACCCGCGCGGCTGG
This genomic window from Antiquaquibacter oligotrophicus contains:
- the glgP gene encoding alpha-glucan family phosphorylase, producing MKAIRRFTVRTVLPERLGMLEELATNLRRSWHQPTRQLFRSIDPELWELTSHDPVAMLGAVDSERLEQLASDDTFVGAATELRDELHTYLSEPRWYQSLTDAPASIAYFSPEFGIAAALPQYSGGLGILAGDHLKAASDLGVPIIGVGLFYRAGYFRQAISREGWQLESYPVLDPDGLPLSVLRNPDGSAAQVVLALPDGGALYARIWQVAVGRITLLLLDTDIPENSEQLRTVTDRLYGGGGEHRLLQELLLGIGGVRAIKVYTDLTGVASPGVFHTNEGHAGFLGLERISDLIGQGLSFAEALQVVRAGTVFTTHTPVPAGIDRFEVPLIERYMSTDLLPGVDAADVLALGTENYEGGDPSKFNMAVMGLRLAQRANGVSQLHGEVSREMFGVLWPEFDPEDVPITSVTNGVHAPTWTDPLLTSFAAEKFGNPDTTSVDWMSEVVSDADLWAIRGRMRDQLVRDARRRVSLAWQEQNPGVGDPAWFSELLDPEILTIGFARRVPTYKRLTLMLQDQDRLRALLTHPERPIQLVIAGKSHPADDEGKRLIRRLVEFASEPEVRKRIVFLPNYDIGMAKTLYPGTDVWLNNPLRPLEACGTSGMKAALNGSLNLSILDGWWAEFYDEENGWAIPSADSAGDGAERDKLEAESLYDLIEHQIAPRFYDRNADDVPTRWVESIRHTLATLSPELSADRMVKEYVERLYIPAARAEREIEAKGYQPARELAAWKARVTDAWPGVHVAHVESGGVDSVPQLGDELHLRATVDLAGLTPDDVLVEVVYGRAQASDRLVSVSRRELRVTEESGSPAVFAGTVPLERSGSFGYTVRVVPKHPLLASDAELGLVAVAV
- the ybaK gene encoding Cys-tRNA(Pro) deacylase; this encodes MAAGTPATVALTAAGIPFTVHSYEHDPANTNFGTEAAEALDLDAEQVFKTLLADVDGRLVVGIVPVTGKLDLKALAAAVGGKRAEMADPKLAERRTGYVVGGISPIGQKTKHTTVLDETAELYDTIFVSGGRRGLDIELAPADLVRITDAIVTPIARD
- a CDS encoding PKD domain-containing protein, giving the protein MVELLLVIATMSLSGCGHLDVRLEACTSASISDDSVTLDTSLTLPGDETTDSGTDDADTTEDLGACMQRQTGLECWTVTAPPEASIAPVTLADIANFRPAVGEHYTQPRGWAVVSLPTNVVSSARPQTVDGVLLGAPATVRFTPTRWTWDYGDGTQRTTRSGGDAWENLRLREFDHTGTSHVFQNRGRYEVSLRVDFAAEYRIGDGTWTAIEGLLTVVAPPVSVTVVRASTVLVDADCTRKRSVGC